TTAAGTCTAGCATTTAGCATTTGTTCTTAACAAATCTGTGTTTTTTACAGGTTCATCAGATGGGGAGACGATGAAGGGAGGTATGTTTTACAGCACAAAGCCTGAAATTAAAAGAGCCATGGTGCTGGCAGATGATGCCATGACCAAAGATAAAACCAAGAGGCTTGAGCTGGCAGTATGCAATGAGCCTTCAGAcacagaggaggaagaggaggaaatggAGGTAAAATGTTTCTTAATTGCTGTAATTTACAGAAATATTGCTTGAACTTAGAAGCTGTGACTTGGAGCTAAGCGTGGAATGTCCTGCAATTCTCTGGTACAGTAATCACAGCTTATCTCCTCATTAATCTTGCACACATATGTAtccatttgtctttttttgtaCTGCTTCTGTGTTGTCAGGTCATATGCTGGTCTCTCATCTTTTCTAGTTGGAAAGACAAGTCTCTTTGGTGTTCTGTATGGTAAGAACTGACCTCAGAATCTACTTAACTTCTCTGACTCTCTTCACTCATCACTCCCTGGCGACCTACTTTTTCACccagaaatgcttttttctGATGCATCATTTTATCTTCTCTATCTGCTATTCATAGTCCAAGTTGCCCTAAGATTGATCTGGAGTTTTAGTGtgtctttatatatatatttatagtttTTTGAGTGTTCATCTAAGGCATTAAATTGAAATTTTGGAGCTCACCCTCATCTTGTGGAGTAGCATTAAAATATCAGTCCTTGCACTGTTAACAGCAGTCTTGGTGCAGTAACTAAAAGGTGATGATTTATTGTATTGTATTTGTGTTGTGTTAATTCAGCTATTATTTCAGTAGCACCATATGCCTTGGAATAGATTTCTTTGGAGAGGAATGGTGTGAGGAAACTGTCAGTGGCATGGTGGTTTCCCTTAGCTCatctattcagtcttctgtgTGACAGTGCTTTGAGGGACAGGTGCCACTCCAGGCATTGTGTTATGTGCAGTGGCACTTTGTACTCGCTACACTGCTGGTTTTCCATTAAAGTTTGAGGCTGAAAAGGCAAATAATGgagttgcttttctttctcttacaTGTGCCATATTCTTTTTTGTGTAGTCTTTGTTCATCAGCATTATGTATGCACAATAATGAATGAGTCTTTAAAAAACACAAATAAGAGTAATTATGCCACTGGCCAGTAGCAGTTACTTATCCAGAAAAAACCTGAGTTCTGTTAAGGTAGATGGAAttggctgtggctctgctgtctCTTGCTTGAAGTGTCATAGGTACTGCATTATTACACATTTTTGCACTTCTTTATGCAGCAGTATCTTTGCAGCCAGAATTATCTacagacaaaataatttatttttccaggaGGTGAGTGAAAATGCATCAGGCAACAGTGAAGACTGCAATAGTGAGGAGGATGTGAAAAGCCATAAGCGAGTGAtgagcagggaaagagctgtAAAAGCCAAGAGAAGGAGAGTGTTGGATTCTGACAGTGACCACGATGGCTCTGATGTGGAGTTCAAGCCTGATGGGAAAGAAGCAGCAAGCAGTGAGGAAGCCAGTAGTGGAGTGGATGAGAATGAGTCTTCTGACACAGAGACAGAGGCAGAGAGTGTTGCAGAGAGCCCTGTAAAAGTCCCTTCTAAACGAAAGAGAAGAGAGGTGAAAAAGCCTGCTAAAAGGAGTAGCTTGGGAAATGAATGTTCTGAAACACCCAAAAGAGCAGCAACAGTCTCTTCAGAAGCCAAGTCTAAGCTGACATCCTTTGCAGCACCTGAAAGTTTTGAATCTCAAGCAAATGCTGGCAGTGGAGGCACTGGTGGCTTCTCAGTGTGGGAGCACGAGAAGCTTGACTGGCTGCAAGAAGGGAAGAGGAGAGATGCGCACAGGAGGCGTCAGGGTGACCCTGATTACGACCCCTGTACTCTCTATGTGCCCGAGGATTACCTCAACAAGTGCACGCCGGGCGTGCGGAGGTGGTGGCAGCTCAAAAGCCAAAACTTCGACGCTGTGATTTGCTACAAGGTCGGAAAGTTCTATGAGTTGTATCACATGGATGCAGTGACTGGTGTCAATGAGCTGGGCCTGATCTTTATGAAGGGCACCTGGGCCCACTCAGGTTTTCCAGAAACTGCGTTCGGCCGGTTCTCCGATGTCCTGGTGCAGAAGGGCTACAAGGTGGCGCGCGTGGAGCAGACGGAAACGCCCGAAATGATGGAAGCGCGCTGCAAGTCCGCGGGCCACTCCACCAGGTTTGACAAGGTGGTGCGCCGGGAGATCTGCAGGATCATCACCAAGGGAACCCAGACCTACAGCGTCATGGACTGCGACCCCTCCGAGAACCACAGCAAGTTCCTGCTGTgcgtgaaggagaaggaggactCGGCCGGGACGCGCGTCTATGGTGTCTGCTTCGTTGACACCTCCATGGGCAAGTTCCACGTTGGCCAGTTCCCAGATGACCGCCACTGCTCCAGGTTTAGGACTTTGGTAGCTCACTACACCCCTGTGCAGGTGCTGTTTGAGAAGGGCAACCTGTCTGTGGACACGCAGAAGATACTGAAGGGCTCGCTTGTATCTTGCATTCAGGAAGGGCTGACCTCGGGTTCCCAGTTCTGGAATGCATCTAAAACACTAAAAGTCCTTCTTGAGGAAGGATATTTCAAGGAGAAGCAGAATTCTGAAAATGGATGTTCTCTGCCCTCTGTAATCAAATCTCTGACTTCAGAGAGTGACTCCCTGGGATTAACTCCTGGTGAAAACAGTGAGTTAGCTTTGTCAGCTCTTGGGGGATGTGTCTTCTATCTCAAAAAATGTCTCATTGATCAGGAGCTGTTATCACAGGCAAACTTTGAGGAATATGTCCCTGTGGATATTGCTCCTGCCAAAACCATGAATTCAAGTAGTTTGTTTAGCAGAACTGGCCAGCGGATGGTGCTGGATGGAGTCACCCTGATGAACTTGGAAGTCCTGCAGAATGGAACCAATGGAAGCACAGAAGGTACTTTGTTGGAAAGGATTGATTCTTGCTGTACACCATTCGGGAAGCGACTCCTGAAACAGTGGCTCTGCGCTCCGCTTTGTAATCCTAAATCCATCAATGACCGTTTGGATGCTGTCGAGGACCTCTTGGCAGTGCCAGATAAAATGTCTGAAGTCAGTGAGTACCTCAAGAAACTGCCTGACCTTGAAAGACTGCTCAGCAAAATTCATAGCATCGGGTCACCACTCAAAAGTCAGAACCATCCTGACAGCAGGGCCATCTTCTATGAAGAACtcaaatacagcaaaaaaaaaattgctgacTTTCTGTCTACCCTGGAGGGATTCAAAGTAATGAATGAAATTGTCGAATTCATGGAGGAGTTTGCTGGTGACTTCAAATCCAGAGTCCTGAAGCAGCTGGTCACCCGCAAAGCCAAAAATCCCGATGGCCGCTTCCCAGACCTGAGTGCAGAGCTCACAAGGTGGGACACTGCCTTTGATCACAACCAGGCTCGGAAGACAGGAGTGATTACCCCCAAGCTGGGTTTTGACCCCGATTATGACGGGGCACTAGAGGATATCAGAACTCTCGAGGATGATCTTCGGAAGTACCTGGATAAGCAACGCAAGCTGCTTGGGTCCAAATCCGTGCAGTACTGGGGGACAGGCAAGAACCGGTACCAGATGGAGATCCCAGAAAGTGTCATATCCCGTAACCTGCCCGAGGAGTACGAGCTGAGGTCGAGCAGGAAGGGCTACAAGCGCTACTGGACCAAGGAGATCGAGAAGATGCTGGCTGCCATGGTGAACGCCGAGGAGCGCCGCGACGCCGCCCTCAAGGACTGCATGAGGCGCCTCTTCTACAACTTTGACAAGAACAGCAAGGACTGGCAGACAGCTGTGGAGTGCATTGCTGTGCTGGGTAAGAGCTTTGCCTCCTTCTGACACGGTAAAACTACCCCTGTGCTGATGAAATCTGATCTGGGGAAGCTCGGTGCCAGCTCTTGACTTGTTGTTTGAAAGCTCTTGATTGTGGTAAGGGCTTTGATAATTAGCAGTGATTCCCTGTTTCCTTCCTGTTGCTAAATAGCAGGACAGTTGCTGGGCCTTGTGATGTTTGCAAGCTGTTTCTTCATTCCTGTTGCACGGTTGTAGATGTGCAGCCAAGTGTTTCTCCCAGTTCAGTGTAGCCTGGTGGGCCTCACTGCTTCCAGAGCCTCGTGTGGGGATTAGTAGCTTCTTATTAAATGGAGCTATAAAAATCcaacctggtaagttttgtttcctatCTGAGCAGGATGCTTTCTGATtatcctttaaaaacaaaagtgcTCAGTGTCGAGCCTTGAAGAAGGTAGTCTACTAAGTAGGCTTCCCCAAATTGTCCTTAAAATTCTGGGATAGAACAATCTCCTGTATTCCCTTCTCAGGACTGGCATATTTCTCTCCTGTGGATTTTCTGCTAAGATGATGACTCTGGGATGTCTttgttcccagggaaaatgaaaGCACTCTCTGAATGCCACTAGAGCAGAAAagggagggcaggcagggggtGTTGGCTGGGAATGGAtttgctgggagagctgggaagcaGTCACATCAGCTACACCACAGCTCAGGGCAAGTGCTGAATTGATTCCCAGCAGAGAGGAATTCAGTGTCCAGGCTCAGCTGTAATGTGTGTACATAAAGCCTCTAAAATCATGAACAGTCTCATTGTGTGGGTGATCAGCTTTTAGAACCTCGGAGCTCAGCTAACTGAAGGGTcttgtgctgctgtttcctgctggacacacagagttttaatatttatacagttttcctctggcagctttcaagCACAATTAGGATCCTTCACAAAGTAATTCACTGTCACAGAAGCTGATTTCCTCCTTACTTgttctaaattaaaaaacagTGCAATAAAGTAGTATTTTATGCATGaacttctgaaatgaaattatgTGGATTTTAAAGACTtttgaactaaaaaaaaagcataGGGGAGTATTTTTATCGTGATATCTGTAGAAATCTGTAAGGAATGAGGAAAGACACTGTAAATATTCCCACCTTTTACTTGTTCTGGAGTCTTTCATGGGTGTTTCCCTTGTgaggaaaatggaataaaatagaaaattgtTTTTACAAAATTGCTGTTCAATGAGTAAACGAATTCCAGTCCATGAAGAAATTTGAAACTGTGACTGACTGGAATTTATTTTCTAGATGTCTTGATGTCCCTTGCTCACTACAGTCAAGGTGGTGATGGACCTCTGTGCCGACCTGTAATCGTGCTGCCTACGGATAATGCTCCTCCCTTCCTGGAACTCAGAAATTCCCGCCATCCATGCATCACAAAAACGTTCTTTGGGGATGATTTTATTCCCAATGACATCGTGATAGGCATCAAGGatgaaggcagcagcagtgaggcCTCCTGTGTGCTGGTAACTGGCCCCAACATGGGTGGCAAATCTACGCTCATGAGACAGGTGAGTGTCCTGTGTCCCAGGGCACCTCTGGGGTTTGGCTAAGGGAAATACAGGGCCTGGCTGTCACAGGAGGTCCCAGAAGTGGCCTTCAGGGTGTGCAGCCCTTGCACAGGCTGGTAGAAAGTGCTCATGTTCAGAGAGATTTTCTGCTTTAGGGAGGGATAAGTTTTAGTTGTCCTAGGAGAGTTGGTTGGGAAGAAGTGATGGAGTACTGTTTATCTTTTTCAAGTGACTTACCCAGGacttggcatcagctggcaaaAGATGCTTCTGCAGGTTGAACAAGATGAAACCAGAGATCAGTAGGGAGGTTGCTTTATAAACACTGCTTGCTATGATAATTTGTGTTTTGAAGGCTTTCAGAGCAGTTCAGTCCTGCCAGAGATAATGCTGCCGCAGCCTGGAGCTGTTAAAGCAGCGGGAAGCTTTATGTACTCCAGTCCCTGTTGTAGGGGAAGCACAGCATCATGCCCTTGTCGTGTGTGTGGAACTGAagctgcaggcaccagtgccAATGTGAATGTCCCTGTTTGCTGTGCAGGCTGGTCTCCTGGTGGTCATGGCCCAGCTGGGGTGCTACGTGCCCGCGGAAGCCTGCAGGCTCACGCCCATCGACCGCGTGTTCACGCGGCTCGGCGCCTCCGACAGGATCATGGCCGGTGAGTGCCTGGCACGCAGCTGCACAGAGGGCTGCTGGCACCAACCTGCTGCTCTTGCTACGAGTAGCAAGCTGGAAAGGGGACGGTATTTTGCAGGGAGGGCTGTGCACTCTTTTCTCTTGTCGTTCAGAGTGGAGACAGGATTGTGCTtaggctttatttttttatgtgtgCGTCCGCTTGATTTTTGACAGACTCCCAGGATCAATtcctaattaattttaatattaaaaccTTAACTCCCAGCTGGATGCAAGTCAGAGGAGTATCTTTTTTTAGAATTGATTATATTCTACTCTCACTGACACCTTTTTGTAAGTGTTCTGAAATAGGACAGTGATGCTGGGGCAGCTGTTGCACAGGACTTGTTTTTGTACCTTCCTGCAAGGACTATAGAAGTCCATTGTTTCAATCAGAATGACTTGTGTTTGAAATCTGATTTCTTCTCATGAGCAAGAGAAGCAGATGTCCTTTTTGGAAGCAGTAGTTGACAGTTTTTGGAGTATTTTGTTCCTTTAATGGAGAGGAAGACACAAGTGGAGGATGACACAACAAGTGGAATGGTCAAGTCTGCCAGTGGTGATGGGCAAAGTGCCACTGggatagaaaaataaaaggattgTTGTGGTAAGAGTAGTATCACTGCTCATTAAGGAGGGCACAGGTTTTCTGTGATCTCTCTTCTGAAAAATGTGGGTCAGTGAATATGAAAGGAGTTAAGCCCACTGAACTTGTTGCACAGAAGGAATTTGGAAATGAATCATTCCAagttcttaattaaaaaaaatatttacacttCCCCAAATCAAGGCTTTTCTTCTCAGCTAGAGAATGATATTAAGGCTTTCTTTGCCCATTTGTCtctgttttgtttaatttcagTACAAGAAGGAACCAAAAGTGTGGAAGAATACTTAAATGCTTATGGTAGAGATGAGAAGGGCCCTTCCTTTATGAGAGATGGTCTAGCAAAATGTagcattttcaatttttttttttaattaactggGGACTGTACTTCTGATTTGATATTTCACATTGTGAGGAGGGTGAACACTGCAAAGAATGAGCTTTGAAATCTGTTCTTGATGCATGTTTGCACACTGTGTAGCAGtggaaagcacagaaaaagtTGTTCCACAGCAGTCACTTTGTAATGGATGTCAGTAGACTTTTATGAAGTTAATTTTTTCAGTAATAAAATTTTAGGGCTTTATTTTCTGACGAGAATAAATGGTTATTCTTAAATATCATTGAAAACATTAAGTCCTGgtaatttctttaaataaatgcagaaaACCAGGATTGGTGGACGCTGCTTAATAATTCATGTTAGAAAACTTAGGTTAGAGCAAAGCAGTGCTCGTGCAGCATGAGTACAGGAAATAAATGCTTGCCTTTAATGGAATAAATTGCATTAATTGCTGCTACTTGTGATTATTTGTAATGATCTCCACAAAGAACAAGTAAATCCTGACTTTGTAAGTGTGGGTTTATCATGTGGAAGGGTATGAGTAATTGTGTACTTCTGTTCATAATCTGCTAAAACCAATTTCAGGTGTAAATTTCAGGCTTTGTATTATCTGGGTTGCTGAAACTCCCATGAGATGCTTGAGC
The genomic region above belongs to Passer domesticus isolate bPasDom1 chromosome 3, bPasDom1.hap1, whole genome shotgun sequence and contains:
- the MSH6 gene encoding DNA mismatch repair protein Msh6 isoform X1; translation: MSRQSTLLRFFSKAAPPAPPAGSEPRSEPRRSRASGERNGLQAAGSPPGGAGRAAARRGENGEKGAGGGAAAKAPSVSCEYAAGDLVWAKMEGYPWWPCLIYNHPTERTIVRGKGKSTRVHVQFFDDSPTRGWISVKYLKPYKGSSDGETMKGGMFYSTKPEIKRAMVLADDAMTKDKTKRLELAVCNEPSDTEEEEEEMEEVSENASGNSEDCNSEEDVKSHKRVMSRERAVKAKRRRVLDSDSDHDGSDVEFKPDGKEAASSEEASSGVDENESSDTETEAESVAESPVKVPSKRKRREVKKPAKRSSLGNECSETPKRAATVSSEAKSKLTSFAAPESFESQANAGSGGTGGFSVWEHEKLDWLQEGKRRDAHRRRQGDPDYDPCTLYVPEDYLNKCTPGVRRWWQLKSQNFDAVICYKVGKFYELYHMDAVTGVNELGLIFMKGTWAHSGFPETAFGRFSDVLVQKGYKVARVEQTETPEMMEARCKSAGHSTRFDKVVRREICRIITKGTQTYSVMDCDPSENHSKFLLCVKEKEDSAGTRVYGVCFVDTSMGKFHVGQFPDDRHCSRFRTLVAHYTPVQVLFEKGNLSVDTQKILKGSLVSCIQEGLTSGSQFWNASKTLKVLLEEGYFKEKQNSENGCSLPSVIKSLTSESDSLGLTPGENSELALSALGGCVFYLKKCLIDQELLSQANFEEYVPVDIAPAKTMNSSSLFSRTGQRMVLDGVTLMNLEVLQNGTNGSTEGTLLERIDSCCTPFGKRLLKQWLCAPLCNPKSINDRLDAVEDLLAVPDKMSEVSEYLKKLPDLERLLSKIHSIGSPLKSQNHPDSRAIFYEELKYSKKKIADFLSTLEGFKVMNEIVEFMEEFAGDFKSRVLKQLVTRKAKNPDGRFPDLSAELTRWDTAFDHNQARKTGVITPKLGFDPDYDGALEDIRTLEDDLRKYLDKQRKLLGSKSVQYWGTGKNRYQMEIPESVISRNLPEEYELRSSRKGYKRYWTKEIEKMLAAMVNAEERRDAALKDCMRRLFYNFDKNSKDWQTAVECIAVLDVLMSLAHYSQGGDGPLCRPVIVLPTDNAPPFLELRNSRHPCITKTFFGDDFIPNDIVIGIKDEGSSSEASCVLVTGPNMGGKSTLMRQAGLLVVMAQLGCYVPAEACRLTPIDRVFTRLGASDRIMAGESTFFVELSETSSILQHATEHSLVLVDELGRGTATFDGTAIASAVVQELAERIRCRTLFSTHYHSLVEDYSHCGAVRLGHMACMVENESEDPSQETITFLYKFIEGACPKSYGFNAARLADIPEEVIQKGHRKAKEFEKTTISLRIFRYLCQVLDGAACDANAVRKLTAMIDRL
- the MSH6 gene encoding DNA mismatch repair protein Msh6 isoform X2, whose product is MKGGMFYSTKPEIKRAMVLADDAMTKDKTKRLELAVCNEPSDTEEEEEEMEEVSENASGNSEDCNSEEDVKSHKRVMSRERAVKAKRRRVLDSDSDHDGSDVEFKPDGKEAASSEEASSGVDENESSDTETEAESVAESPVKVPSKRKRREVKKPAKRSSLGNECSETPKRAATVSSEAKSKLTSFAAPESFESQANAGSGGTGGFSVWEHEKLDWLQEGKRRDAHRRRQGDPDYDPCTLYVPEDYLNKCTPGVRRWWQLKSQNFDAVICYKVGKFYELYHMDAVTGVNELGLIFMKGTWAHSGFPETAFGRFSDVLVQKGYKVARVEQTETPEMMEARCKSAGHSTRFDKVVRREICRIITKGTQTYSVMDCDPSENHSKFLLCVKEKEDSAGTRVYGVCFVDTSMGKFHVGQFPDDRHCSRFRTLVAHYTPVQVLFEKGNLSVDTQKILKGSLVSCIQEGLTSGSQFWNASKTLKVLLEEGYFKEKQNSENGCSLPSVIKSLTSESDSLGLTPGENSELALSALGGCVFYLKKCLIDQELLSQANFEEYVPVDIAPAKTMNSSSLFSRTGQRMVLDGVTLMNLEVLQNGTNGSTEGTLLERIDSCCTPFGKRLLKQWLCAPLCNPKSINDRLDAVEDLLAVPDKMSEVSEYLKKLPDLERLLSKIHSIGSPLKSQNHPDSRAIFYEELKYSKKKIADFLSTLEGFKVMNEIVEFMEEFAGDFKSRVLKQLVTRKAKNPDGRFPDLSAELTRWDTAFDHNQARKTGVITPKLGFDPDYDGALEDIRTLEDDLRKYLDKQRKLLGSKSVQYWGTGKNRYQMEIPESVISRNLPEEYELRSSRKGYKRYWTKEIEKMLAAMVNAEERRDAALKDCMRRLFYNFDKNSKDWQTAVECIAVLDVLMSLAHYSQGGDGPLCRPVIVLPTDNAPPFLELRNSRHPCITKTFFGDDFIPNDIVIGIKDEGSSSEASCVLVTGPNMGGKSTLMRQAGLLVVMAQLGCYVPAEACRLTPIDRVFTRLGASDRIMAGESTFFVELSETSSILQHATEHSLVLVDELGRGTATFDGTAIASAVVQELAERIRCRTLFSTHYHSLVEDYSHCGAVRLGHMACMVENESEDPSQETITFLYKFIEGACPKSYGFNAARLADIPEEVIQKGHRKAKEFEKTTISLRIFRYLCQVLDGAACDANAVRKLTAMIDRL